GAAAATGAAGTATGAATATGTTGAGCATGTGGAAGCTCAATGATAACAATCTGCTCCCCAGATGAGCCCAGAAAGGAACCAAAGCAGGAACACGACAGCTGCAGCTGTTGCTTATCTGACAGTTTGCCCAAGTTTGGTGTGTGCGGGGGTGTGTTTATATCTGAGTGAGACAGATAAACTAAAGGAAAAGTGAAAATCTCAATATGTGGTTCCTGCAAGATTTTCAGAGACGGCTTATACTTTGAAGTTTTGtccaacttaactcattcactcccagccattttcacagaagcaatcccgttcgttcccagctgttttattggattttgactgattttgcaaggcccacagaatattgtgctctatagctataaaagcatggaacctatcaaaagaaagattaaagtctcttctttcatcaggaaaaaaaaagtatgtttctatctgtttccgttttgcagcaattagcattagaagagagctaagtttcatcatttttcacaaatctatttaaaattgtaattaattgagctttttttctacatgccctgttcatctcctttgctctgctgccacctgctggccgtttgtgtaataactaccatttctgcaaccgttctttgcagttgagaggctgcatcaaagccttctgtatgctctagcattaaaaaaaaacatataaatacgtctttggtacacttagaacatttaaaaaaacaacaacatatttatacgttattgggagtaaatgagttaagaggcacCCCCCCCAATATCAAATTCCAAATCAGCAGCATTCAACTTGAATGTCGGAGGTCATATTTCTTATCACGATAACATTGAAATTATTGTGTGACTCGATAAATACTGTTGCGCAATTCATCTTATCCCAAGGCGAGACTGAATGCTTTCTCTCCGTTTTGCCCAGGGTTCATTTCCAACATGACCATGCACAGACAGTACTTCCCTGACGCGGAAGATGAAAAGGGTGCAGCTAAGGCACTGATGCGTCTCCAGGACACTTATCATCTTGACTCCGAGGACTTTTCCAAAGGGAGGCTTCCAGGTGGAGTGAAGAATTAAACTTACTTTTCTTTCAATAgctaggctttaaaaaaaaatcagtaaagtaCTGAAAAGTGCCGATTTAGTAGTGACACCTgcctaaaatcaaaacaaataattgttAATGTTCGATCTCCACTGTATTTTCCGTCCCAGGCATGCATTCCAACGCCGTGCTGACTGTGGACGATTGCTACGACATGGGCAAAACTGCATATAACGAGGGCGACTACTATCACGCGGTGCTGTGGATGCAACAGTCCTTGAAGCAGCTGGATGCTGGCGAGGAAGCTGTGGTTtccaaggcagccattttggactACCTCAGCTATTCCGTTTACCAAATGGGAGACCTGCCTCGTGCCATCGAGCTGACGCGCCGGCTGGTGGCCATCGGTaagatcagggttattatagtgtaCATTTCACTCACAGCCCGGAGACTGTTGTGTTTTAAAGTTGCCTTTTTAACATTATACAGTACTGAGTATTGGGCAGTGGCTCTGCTTCCACTATAATTAGGTTTTGGGCAGGCTAAAACCACAGGGTGTGGCCCACCCGATTTACTGTATGAGCTCTTGGTTTGAACGTGTTAATTTAGGCCCATTGTCAGGGTCTGCGGTGACAGCTGTCAGAAACTTTTCAAGGTAAAATATGTTTGGTTTTTAGCCAATGACAGACCTTTGCTCAGTAGCATTAGTTGTAGTTCATTTATAGTAACACGAATCAGGATATTCTGATTAAGCACAAGAATGGAAAAACACGAAATAACATATTTACtaattagctcccaaaaacgtatacatacatcatattttaaatgttttaagtgtcccaaagacgtatttaaacgtttttttgttgttgttttttatgccagagcatagagaaggctttgatgcagtctctctactgcagaaaatgattgagtggcagcagagtataagagatcaaccaggccatgttaaaacaagctgatttccccacagttctaagcagaattgtgaaaaacgacgaaacttagctatgttctattgctaattgctgcacagcggaaacagataggaatatactttttttttccctgataaaagaagagactctaatctctctcttggtatgttccatatttttatagcgaaaaatcagtccaaatccaggaaaacaattGTAGTGAAAATGGtcgggattgaatgagttaaagtgcagATGACATAAATAGTGTATCAGTTCCCAACCTTTATTAACCCAAAGTTCATCATTTACCTGATCAATCTCATTGCGGCGTGGAGCTGATTGACAAACGCAGTCCCCTTGTGCCGACAGAGCccagccaccagagggcagGAGGAAACTTGCGTTACTTTGAAAAGCTGCTGCTCAAAGTCCAGAGTGAGGAGGAGCCGACCAACCAGCCTGCGTCCGAGGAGCCCATCCAGCTGGGAACGTACGTCAGACCCAAAGACCACCTGCCCGAGAGAGAAATCTATGAGGCTCTTTGCAGAGGGGAGCAGGACGGAATGGTGAGACGGGATGTGAAAAAATTCGTGCAACGTGCGTCATCAGTCCTTATTGGTGAACTCAAATAGAAATGACTTTAATAGTGAGTAAATATTTATTAAGTTGTTGCCATTAAATTGTCAAAATAAATCCCAAGAAGCATCTTCTCAATTCCTTATAGTATGTTTTAGTCAAGCAGTTTTTtataactactttttttttttttttcatcaaaatggcCTTCACCAGTAATTGGATGATGTTCCCCAATTAGCTGGCAGATCACAAGAGCCActtgaactagactaagtgcaatttctgtggaaattgcgtaggaatgctgaaagctgaatgctaagatttgaatgcatgtggaatgcttatgaagtgaattgagagaaaaatgatgaaattatgacctcctgattactggacaaCGCACTTTACCagctgtgccaccaagcagtatcagacatctGGTCATGATGGTAAGTCatatgtacggaagtgggcgtgaaaagtgatacttagaaaaagttcaatgtctgtcccattgaaaatgaatggggaaaagttgatattacaagttaaattgtgcaaatactgttaaGTAATgtagaatcagacgatatatatcccgggaaggtgtgaattttttaagctaccGGTAGTTGAAAAtggaacagtgtaaattggaagtattatgtgagagttgttacgcggcaaaaaagtttggagaataaaaatcacaataatacgtgggaatgcttcagcattcccacaataaatgcGCCCCCAAATTGACATCGTTTTCCCTGCATGAAATGAACAACAGGGGGCGCcattagcctttttattttattttttttatttttttttaaatgaccttaAGTATAACTGATACCAGCATGTGTAGCATTAGATTTTATTGCCAAGTGCATCTGTTGGTGTTGGGGAACATTATGGACTGAAGGCTGATAAACATTTTCATGTTaatctatacaaaaaaaaacaagttagtaGATCGACAACAATGATACAAAAAGTCTCCAACACTTACTGATATTCACATTGGGGAGATTCACACACATCACATACCTGCATACTGATTGTTCTCTTTTGATGTTGGAATTTCACCAGACCGAAGCGAGGCGCAGCCGTTTGTTCTGCCGCTACCAGGACGGAAGCAGGAATCCTCGTCTGCTGCTGAAGCCCATGAAGGAGGAGGACGAATGGGACAGCCCGCACATCGTACGCTACCTGGAGGCCCTTTCCGACTATGAGATTGGGAAGATTAAAGAGATGGCCAAACCCAGGGTGACAAAACAGAAACtgcattgctataaaaaaaaaataataataataaaataaaaaaaaataaaaaaataaaaataaataaataaataaaaagacttaactttgaaatatacttttttttgtttttttaagcttgcCAGAGCTACAGTCCGAGACCCCAAAACAGGAGTGTTGACCACAGCCAACTATAGAGTATCAAAAAGGTGATTGATAAACACATTCCCATCTGTAATGActatggatgtaacgataagggcaatatcgtgagattaaaactgccacaatatcgtcgtcgtcatgttcacaatatttaaaaggaacacatctgttaaaaaatcaggttgtttaccatttgtgcagttctagtaccctctagtggctagtttattagtgcaaattatttttattggggatgttttggccttctatgtttaaaatctacgctaattgtcagatgaaggggaatctaatttgcttgtgaagcgataaatgtgtgcttgcattagcaagtaagtgcctcaatattgttattagagattgtaggtggtttatatgcattgctgttatgtacaaaagcacaaaattgtgcttttttagtatgagctcttttttttttttttttttgggtgataacATTAGATGATCATTTAGCTCATTTCCTTTAGGCTTCGATCCAGTGAACACTTGATGCTAACACTCCCAGATGCTAAATCATTTGAAGAGGCTGGATTTGCACATTGTGCTTGAACGTTGCTAAATACACTATGTTTACATTTAATCAGTGCCTggttagaagaagaagatgatccGGTCATCGGCAGAGTCAATCAGAGAATACAGGACATCACAGGCCTAACTGTGGACACAGCGGAGTTATTACAGGTAATGttcaaatacattaaaaatactgcatatagtaataataataatgcattttcatAATGTACAACAAATTGACACGTGACAAGGCCCCGTCTACTATGACAACCTGTTCTCCTGATAATTTAGTAGATTCTTTCTGAAAAGTAAAACATTATAAATAGAAACATGAGTTTTTTTCCTATTTGAAAATTTTATGAAAATgtgtatacagtatttattttaaatagtaTTTTCAAACCAGCATACAGAATTTCTTTATTGTGCTATTGGATTATTGTGAGACATCAAATTATTTAGCTTctttatactgtatttaaaaaatgtgttttactagTTTCTATATAAGATCAATGGTGTGATCCGTTAACATAAATGTTTTTGCTTTTATCACAATTACATAAAGGATATCAGACACGCATATACCACAATGTGAAATAGGTGCAGTGAACCCTTGCACAAGATGaccaaaaatcagcaaaaagtgGTTTGTAATTGTTTAAGATGCCACAATATGGCCACAAAAGCACTCAAAATGGAGAGTAACAAATAAACAACAGGATGAATAATATATTAAACAGAAATAAACCACCACCATATGAATCTCATCAATATTCTTAACTAGCATGTTAGGCTAAAAAACACGCTAGCACAGACTGTTGTGACATCATTTGTACTTAGTCATTAAACGCACCTTTTGGAATTTACacacaataatgtaataaacaTACTTTCAGTTTCTCTTTTAAATGAATGAGGTGCATTCAAGGACCATCAACCAAAACGACATCTCAAATGTTGACATAAAAACACTATCAAAGAATAACACCACTTGATAGGGACTAATTAATCATTTTATAGCAAATAGTGAAGGAtaggataaaaaacaaaaaaaggtgaatATGCAAATTCATGAATGCTGAATCGGGATTATGCAGGAGTTCattgtatgttatttttattttaaatgtatatgacGTCATCTCTTTTGATGGCTGACCAGGTTGCTAATTATGGCGTTGGAGGACAGTACGAGCCACATTTTGACTTTTCCAGGGTGAGTTCAGATGAATACCGTTTGTGCGTGTttacgtgtgcgcgtgtgtgcgtcatGTCGTACGTCTTGAAAGTGAATGTCGTGAGTCAGTGTTTGCACTTTGTATTGTCCCCGTGGTGTCTGTATCTTCACGTGATCTGCCTGCATGTACTTTGCGCAGCTGTTTGGACACAACGATGACGGCCGATTTTGTATCAATCACAGACGGTCATGTCAGGACAACTATAGAATTGGCATTCTGCACATTTCCACATACTGTATGAAAGCAATTTGTTCTTCTTAACTTATGAAAACGCCTATTATCATTGTTTTGATGAAAGTTGATTGCATTTGAGTGTAGTCGCTACTCTTTGCGGCGGGCACCTGATTGCAAATCTTGGTAACGAGTTAAAGGTATAAACGTCTGTTGCAGCGTCCTTTTGACAGCAACCTCAGGGTCGATGGAAATCGGCTTGCCACCTTCCTAAATTACGTAAGTACGCGTGTGCTGTCTTCATTGTGTATTTTACCCTTGAATTTTATCGTTGTAGAAAGATGAGCCAGATGCTTTCAAAAGATTAGGCACTGGAAATCGTGTGGCAACTTTTTTGAACTATGTAAGTACGCGCGTCCGGTCGCCGCTGATTGAGGGGGAAGTTGTGGCCGCGGTCAGCTTGCGCTGCGTCCATCTTTGGCTTTGTGGGCCCACGGCCGAACTCGGCTTCAATCAGGAACTTgaattgattgactgattgagaTAGCAAAAGAGCTAATCATGAATAAGTAATAATTGGAGTATacgttgggtttaaaaaatgtccaattGTGAAGAAATGTAGTATGTCATTCCGTCAATCATTTCCGGTACT
The Festucalex cinctus isolate MCC-2025b chromosome 18, RoL_Fcin_1.0, whole genome shotgun sequence genome window above contains:
- the p4ha2 gene encoding prolyl 4-hydroxylase subunit alpha-2 isoform X1, which encodes MRLLICLVSWLLLCCCWRTRAEIFTSIGQMTDLLYTEKELVHSLRDYIKAEELKLAEVKSWARKLDDLTRISTSDPEGYLAHPVNAYKLMKRLNTEWSQLESLVLQNPSDGFISNMTMHRQYFPDAEDEKGAAKALMRLQDTYHLDSEDFSKGRLPGMHSNAVLTVDDCYDMGKTAYNEGDYYHAVLWMQQSLKQLDAGEEAVVSKAAILDYLSYSVYQMGDLPRAIELTRRLVAIEPSHQRAGGNLRYFEKLLLKVQSEEEPTNQPASEEPIQLGTYVRPKDHLPEREIYEALCRGEQDGMTEARRSRLFCRYQDGSRNPRLLLKPMKEEDEWDSPHIVRYLEALSDYEIGKIKEMAKPRLARATVRDPKTGVLTTANYRVSKSAWLEEEDDPVIGRVNQRIQDITGLTVDTAELLQVANYGVGGQYEPHFDFSRRPFDSNLRVDGNRLATFLNYKDEPDAFKRLGTGNRVATFLNYMSDVEAGGATVFPDFGAVIQPKKGTAVFWYNLFKSGEGDYRTRHAACPVLVGSKWVSNKWIHERGQEFLRPCGLTEVD
- the p4ha2 gene encoding prolyl 4-hydroxylase subunit alpha-2 isoform X4, which codes for MRLLICLVSWLLLCCCWRTRAEIFTSIGQMTDLLYTEKELVHSLRDYIKAEELKLAEVKSWARKLDDLTRISTSDPEGYLAHPVNAYKLMKRLNTEWSQLESLVLQNPSDGFISNMTMHRQYFPDAEDEKGAAKALMRLQDTYHLDSEDFSKGRLPGMHSNAVLTVDDCYDMGKTAYNEGDYYHAVLWMQQSLKQLDAGEEAVVSKAAILDYLSYSVYQMGDLPRAIELTRRLVAIEPSHQRAGGNLRYFEKLLLKVQSEEEPTNQPASEEPIQLGTYVRPKDHLPEREIYEALCRGEQDGMTEARRSRLFCRYQDGSRNPRLLLKPMKEEDEWDSPHIVRYLEALSDYEIGKIKEMAKPRLARATVRDPKTGVLTTANYRVSKSAWLEEEDDPVIGRVNQRIQDITGLTVDTAELLQVANYGVGGQYEPHFDFSRMSDVEAGGATVFPDFGAVIQPKKGTAVFWYNLFKSGEGDYRTRHAACPVLVGSKWVSNKWIHERGQEFLRPCGLTEVD
- the p4ha2 gene encoding prolyl 4-hydroxylase subunit alpha-2 isoform X3; translation: MRLLICLVSWLLLCCCWRTRAEIFTSIGQMTDLLYTEKELVHSLRDYIKAEELKLAEVKSWARKLDDLTRISTSDPEGYLAHPVNAYKLMKRLNTEWSQLESLVLQNPSDGFISNMTMHRQYFPDAEDEKGAAKALMRLQDTYHLDSEDFSKGRLPGMHSNAVLTVDDCYDMGKTAYNEGDYYHAVLWMQQSLKQLDAGEEAVVSKAAILDYLSYSVYQMGDLPRAIELTRRLVAIEPSHQRAGGNLRYFEKLLLKVQSEEEPTNQPASEEPIQLGTYVRPKDHLPEREIYEALCRGEQDGMTEARRSRLFCRYQDGSRNPRLLLKPMKEEDEWDSPHIVRYLEALSDYEIGKIKEMAKPRLARATVRDPKTGVLTTANYRVSKSAWLEEEDDPVIGRVNQRIQDITGLTVDTAELLQVANYGVGGQYEPHFDFSRRPFDSNLRVDGNRLATFLNYMSDVEAGGATVFPDFGAVIQPKKGTAVFWYNLFKSGEGDYRTRHAACPVLVGSKWVSNKWIHERGQEFLRPCGLTEVD
- the p4ha2 gene encoding prolyl 4-hydroxylase subunit alpha-2 isoform X2, which gives rise to MRLLICLVSWLLLCCCWRTRAEIFTSIGQMTDLLYTEKELVHSLRDYIKAEELKLAEVKSWARKLDDLTRISTSDPEGYLAHPVNAYKLMKRLNTEWSQLESLVLQNPSDGFISNMTMHRQYFPDAEDEKGAAKALMRLQDTYHLDSEDFSKGRLPGMHSNAVLTVDDCYDMGKTAYNEGDYYHAVLWMQQSLKQLDAGEEAVVSKAAILDYLSYSVYQMGDLPRAIELTRRLVAIEPSHQRAGGNLRYFEKLLLKVQSEEEPTNQPASEEPIQLGTYVRPKDHLPEREIYEALCRGEQDGMTEARRSRLFCRYQDGSRNPRLLLKPMKEEDEWDSPHIVRYLEALSDYEIGKIKEMAKPRLARATVRDPKTGVLTTANYRVSKSAWLEEEDDPVIGRVNQRIQDITGLTVDTAELLQVANYGVGGQYEPHFDFSRKDEPDAFKRLGTGNRVATFLNYMSDVEAGGATVFPDFGAVIQPKKGTAVFWYNLFKSGEGDYRTRHAACPVLVGSKWVSNKWIHERGQEFLRPCGLTEVD